A single window of Gammaproteobacteria bacterium DNA harbors:
- a CDS encoding ABC transporter ATP-binding protein, with protein MSETLAIDVRGLNKHFGDKHVVKDFSLQVRPGEIFGFLGPNGSGKTTSIRMLCGLLTPDSGSGTCLGYDVVRQTRAIKREVGYMTQRFSLWEDLTIRENLDFIARMYGMSGRRAAVQRTLEHLGLASRQDQIAGTLSGGWKQRLALAACMMHDPKLLLLDEPTAGVDPKARRDFWEEIHALAARGISVLVSTHYMDEAERCHRLAYISYGTLLSAGTLDEVIAGSPLETWTVSGRGLAELERQLRGLPGIAQVTPFGTTLHVAGVETAALESATERFRADPRWHWERSQPTLEDVFIHLMDSQDGR; from the coding sequence GTGAGCGAGACGCTCGCCATCGACGTGCGCGGGCTCAACAAGCACTTCGGCGACAAGCATGTGGTGAAAGACTTCTCGCTGCAGGTGAGGCCCGGCGAGATCTTCGGCTTCCTCGGCCCGAACGGCAGCGGCAAGACCACCTCGATCCGCATGCTGTGCGGCCTGCTCACCCCCGACAGCGGCAGCGGCACCTGCCTCGGGTACGACGTCGTGCGCCAGACCCGCGCCATCAAGCGCGAGGTCGGCTACATGACGCAGCGCTTCTCGCTGTGGGAGGACCTGACGATCCGCGAGAACCTCGACTTCATCGCGCGCATGTACGGCATGTCCGGCCGCCGCGCGGCGGTACAGCGCACGCTGGAGCACCTCGGGCTCGCGTCGCGCCAGGACCAGATCGCGGGCACGCTGTCGGGCGGCTGGAAGCAGCGCCTCGCGCTGGCGGCCTGCATGATGCACGACCCGAAGCTGCTGCTGCTCGACGAACCGACCGCGGGCGTCGATCCCAAGGCGCGGCGCGACTTCTGGGAGGAGATCCACGCGCTCGCCGCCCGCGGCATCTCGGTGCTGGTCTCGACCCATTACATGGACGAGGCCGAGCGTTGCCATCGGCTCGCCTACATCTCCTACGGCACGCTGCTGTCCGCCGGCACCCTGGACGAGGTGATCGCGGGCTCGCCGCTGGAGACCTGGACCGTGTCCGGGCGCGGACTCGCGGAGCTGGAGCGGCAGTTGCGCGGCCTGCCCGGTATCGCCCAGGTCACGCCCTTCGGCACCACGCTGCACGTGGCGGGTGTGGAGACCGCCGCGCTGGAGTCCGCCACCGAGCGCTTCCGCGCCGATCCGCGTTGGCACTGGGAGCGCAGCCAGCCGACGCTGGAAGACGTCTTCATCCACCTGATGGACAGTCAGGACGGCCGATGA